The following DNA comes from Pontibacillus halophilus JSM 076056 = DSM 19796.
ATCAGACGGTTCTCAGCCATCCGTTCGTATTTCGTACCAGGCTGTCCATAATTGCAATACGGATCGATGGAAATACCGCCTCTTGGCGTGAATTTCCCCCACACTTCAATATAGCGCGGGTCCATTAGCTCAATTAAATCGTTCATAATTGTGTTCACGCTATCTTCGTGAAAGTCTCCGTGATTTCGGAAACTAAATAAGTATAGTTTCAATGATTTACTTTCCACCATTTTCTCACCAGGAATATAACTGATATAGATTGTGGCAAAGTCTGGCTGCCCTGTCTTTGGACAGAGTGTTGTGAATTCCGGGCAATTAAACTTTACGAAGTAATCGCGATACGGATGTTGGTTGTCGAAAGTTTCAAGAATACCTGGGTTGTATTCAAATGAATAGGGAGTCCCTTGATTGCCTAATAAGGTAACACCTGTTAACTCTTCATCTTTACGTCCACTCATGTGTGGTCCACCTTTCTGAACAGAAAAAAAACGCCACTCCTAAGGAGAGGCGTTTTTCCATTCCCTTAGTTTTTTATAGAGGGTTGAGCTAGAGAACCTCTCCCGACATATCGGAATTGTATTCCTTTATCCTTCGCTATTATAGGTGTCTATGAAAAAACTGTCAAACTGGGGGGACTAGCCATCTCCAACAGTTAGAAGGTTTCAATTCGTCCTATTCGAGGAATGACTCTATTACATCTATAAAAGGAGGAGCGAAAAACATGGAAACGTACAAGCATTACATCAATGGAGAATACGTAGATTCTACTGGGAATGAAACAATTGATATTGTAAACCCAGCTAATGAAGAAGTAATCTCAAGAACATATAAAGGTACAGAAGAAGATGTAGACAAAGCGATTGAAGCGGCATTTCAAGCGCAGAAGGAATGGGAATTAACACCTAATGTGAAGCGCGGTGAAATCGTACGCGAACTTGGAGACAAGATTGCTGAGAAGCGTGATACATTTATTCGCCTCCTTCAAGAGGAACAAGGGAAAGATTATGGGATGGCAAGCGGTGAGATTGATTTAACGATTGATTATTTCCGCTACATGTCAGAATGGGCTCGCCGAATTGAAGGTGAGATCTTGCCAAGTGATCGACCTGATGAAAATATCTTTGTATATAAGAAACCGATTGGTGTCGTTGGCGGTATCGTGCCGTGGAACTTCCCGATGTTTATTCTAGCGCGTAAAGTTGCAACATCACTTGTAACAGGATGTACCATCGTCTTGAAGCCAAGTCAACAAACACCGAATACAGCTGTTGAATTTACGAAGCTGCTACACGAAATGGATATTCCAAACGGTGTGTACAACCTCGTCATGGGTACAGGAGGTACGATTGGAAACCGTCTTGCTTCACACGAGAAAGTTCATATGATTTCAATGACTGGTAGTGTGGCAGCAGGTACGAAAGTAATGGAAGCAGCCGCACAAAATATTACGAAAGTAAATCTAGAACTTGGCGGGAAAGCACCTGCAATTGTTACACAACGTGCAGATTTAGACGTAGCAGTTGAGAACATTCGTCAATCCCGTCTTATTAATAATGGACAGGCATGTACGAACGCAGAGCGCATCTATGTGCATGAAAGTATTCACGATGAATTCGTCCAGAAGCTACAAGCTGCATTTGAGGATGTGAAATTAGGTGACCCATTACAAGATGACGACGTAGACATGGGACCACTTATTAGTGAAGACCGAATTGTAGAAGTAGAGAAAATGGTACAATCAGCTGTGGATGAAGGAGCCAAGATTGTTACTGGCGGTAAACGTGCCGATTTAGAGAAAGGGTTCTTCTACGAGCCAACTATTCTAACGAATGTTTCTCATAACAGCCATGTCGTACAAGAAGAGATTTTCGGCCCAGTCATTCCGGTTGTAACATTTAAGAACTTGGATGAAGCCATTGATATGGGGAATGACACCGAATACGGATTGTCTTCTTCTGTATACACGGAAGACTTGAGCGAGGCCATGCGAGTTGTGAACGAGCTGAAGTTTGGTGAAACGTATGTAAACCGAGAGAACATGGAAGCCGTACAAGGATATCACCAAGGGATTCGTAAATCAGGACTTGGCGGTGCAGATGGCAAGCATGGTATGGAAGACTTCCTCGTAACGCAAGTGGTTTATATGGATTATAAGAATAAGAAGAAATAAGAACGGCGCGCCACTCTGATTAATCAGGGTGGCGTTATTTATTCCTAAAAATTGGAGGCTCATACTTTTCAATCTGCTCCTTATCCCTTACAATGATAATTGACTAAATATTTGCTCAACTAAGTGATTAACGTAAGTGGTCAAATGCTTGTATGAATGCTATTTTTTTTAGCGAAATTTGTAATCGTTTACAAAATAGGATGGGGTGAAAAGAATGAATATGCAACGAATTCAAACACTTGAAGGAAACCACAACCTAGAGAATTATGAAGACACATACAAGAATTTCAACTGGGACGAAGTAAAAGATGCGTTTAGCTGGAGCCATACAGGCAAGGTGAACATTGCCTATGAGGCGATCGACCGTCATGCTGAAAATCCAGATAAGGCGGACCAACCAGCCCTCATCTTCTCATCACCAGATCGACAAGAACAGCTTACGTTCACAGACTTAAAGCAGGCAAGTAACCAATTTGCGAACGTATTGAAGAAACACGAGATTCAAAAAGGAGATCGAGTCTTCTTATTCATGCCAAGGAGTCCAGAGTTTTACGCTGCATTCCTCGGTATATTAAAAGTCGGTGCTATAGCAGGTCCATTATTTGAAGCGTTCATGGAGCAAGCTGTAAGGGACCGTTTAGAAGATAGTGAAGCCACCATGCTCATCACAACAAAAGATTTGCTTGAGCGCGTTCCTGTAGACGATTTGCCAAATCTTAAGCAGATCGTATTAATTGACGGAGACGGGGAAGGTTTCATTTCGTATGAAGAAGAAATGAAGGAAGCGTCTAAGAGTTTCGATATTGAGTGGGTAGACTTGGAGGATGGGATGCTTCTCCATTACACGTCTGGTTCTACAGGGAAACCTAAAGGGGTTTACCATGTTCACAATGCGATGCTGCAACATTACCAGACGGGGAGATGGGTGCTCGACTTACAAGAAGGAGACCAGTACTGGTGTACCGCTGACCCTGGTTGGGTAACAGGCACAAGCTATGGAATCTTTGCTCCATGGTTGAATGGAGTAACAAATGTGGTACGCGGTGGACGGTTTAGTCCAGATGATTGGTATGAAACACTCCAAAATCATGGAATTACCGTCTGGTATTCTGCACCTACAGCGTTCCGAAAGCTCATGAGTGCTGGGGAGGCTCTTGTGAAGAACTATGACTTGTCTAACCTGCGCCACATCTTAAGTGTAGGAGAGCCTTTGAATCCAGAAGTCATCGCATGGGGAATGGATGCCTTCCATCTACGCGTGCACGATACGTGGTGGATGACAGAGACAGGAGCACAAGTTGTCTGTAACTTCCCATCCTTGGATATGAAACCAGGCTCTATGGGCAAGCCAATTCCTGGTGTTGAAGCGTCGATTATTGATAATGAGGGGAGCGAACTACCACCGAATCAGATGGGAAATCTAGCTGTGAAAGCTGGATGGCCATCGATGATGAGGGCGATATGGAAACGTCCAGAGAAGTATGAAAGCTACTTCTTAAATGGATGGTATATCTCAGGGGATAGCGCGTACCGAGACGAGGAAGGGTATTTCTGGTTCCAAGGACGACTAGATGATGTAATCAATACATCTGGTGAGCGTGTAGGCCCATTTGAAGTGGAAAGTAAGTTAATTGAACATAAAGCTGTTGCGGAAGCTGGTGTCATTGGGAAGCCGGATCCTGAACGTGGTGAAATTGTAAAAGCATTTATCACCTTGAACGACGGCTATGAACAATCGGATGAATTGCTAGAAGACATTCGCCAATTTGTAAAGCGTGGTCTTAGTGCTCATGCTGCCCCTCGTGAAATTGAGGTGAAAGACAAGATTCCTAAGACGCGTAGTGGTAAGATTATGCGTCGACTGCTTAAGTCATGGGAGCTTGGATTGCCAACTGGTGATACGTCTACACTAGAAGAATAGATGAAAGAGAAGCACAGAGGTTACACTCTGTGCTTTCTTTCGTATCCGCTAATTTCTTTTGATAGAATGAAATGGATTCTATTAAAGGAGTACCAATCAATGTCTATCACATCTTTCAGAACGACAAGTTTAGAAACGACGCAATGGTTTGTGTTTCTACTAGCCAGTGCAGTTGCTTTACCAATTGTGATTGGTTCAATCTTTCACATGTCATTCGAAGAAGTATCTGGCTTAATGCAGCGTACTTTCTTCGCTGTTGGCCTCACATCCTTTCTGCAAGGATGGATTGGTCATAAACTTCCGATTATGGAAGGACCAGCAGGGTTATGGATTAGTACCTTTACGGTCATGGCTCATAGCGCCTCAGAAGCAGGAAACTCACCGAAAGCGGCCCTACCGGTATTGGAAACTGCGATGTTTCTTACAGCCATCTTACTCGTAATTATCGGGGTGACGAAGCTTTCACAGAAAGTCATGGCGCTCTTTACACCACTTGTTACAGGCTCGTTCTTATTCCTATTAACCATCCAGTTAAGTGGCACGTTCTTAAGTGGCATGCTTGGGACGAATGGAGACGAAGGGACTATTCAAGTCATAGGATCATCCATTGCTTTCCTAACGTTTATACTTGTACTCGGGTTATCGACATTCGGAAGAGGATGGATGAAAAGTTATGCCGTCTTACTCGGAATTGCAGTTGGATGGATTGTCTATGAGCTCATCCTTCATCCTGAGAAAACAAGTCAGGACAAAGGGGTGTTTCAACCGCCAGAATGGTTAGCATGGGGAGCTCCTTCCTTGGATTTGTCTACCCTACCTGTCGCCATTGTAACGGCACTTATCTTATTATCAAACGTGGTGGCGTCTGTTGTGGCAGTCAGCCAGTCTATACATGGCCACCCCACTTATTCGTACAGTCAAATTAATCGAGGAAGTGCCATGCTTGGGGTTACACACGGTATTTCGGCGATGTATGCCACAGTGGCGAATGTCCCTCTTGCATCTTCATCAGGATTTATTGATTTAACAGGTCAAAAACGAAAGCAACCATTTATGTATGCGTCACTTATTCTAATGGTAATTGCGTTCTTTCCACCGATCGTACAGTGGATCTCTTATATTCCTGAACCTGTAGCGAACGCAGCGTTACTTGCGACATTCGTTCAGTTAATGGGGCTCGGGCTTAAGAATATGGTTTCAAAACCGCTTGATGAAAGAAGAATCACGATTATAACCGTCTCATTCCTAGTTGGGATTGGCCTTATGTTTATCCCGGCTTCAGCCTTCCGCAACTTCCCAGCCATCTTGCAGAACGTACTCAGTAATGGACTGCTTGTAGGAACATTGCTTATCATCCTTTTAGAACAGCTGTGGAGGAATGAGGAAGACAAGTCACTTTCGTAGAAGAGAGTGGCTTTTTGTTTTGTTTCTGAGCAATTGAGGGAAGATAACAACAAAGTTGTAAAAAGGAAGTGTCGCGATGAAGCCTATACAGTACGACCTAATCGGAATAGGAATTGGCCCTTTTAACCTCGGATTAGCTGCGCTAGCGGAAGAAACAGACGAAGTAAATGGAATCTTCTTTGATGAAACGCCCGATATGGATTGGCACCCAGGCATGCTCATTGAAGGGACAGACTTACAAGTCGCTTTTATAGCAGACCTTGTCACCTTTGCTAATCCAAGAAGTGAGTACACATTTCTCAACTATTTACATACAAAGCGACGTCTATACACATTCTTCTTCTTTCAGAAGATGGAGATTCCTAGAGCTGAATATAACGAATATGTTCAGTGGGTGGCGTCTAAACTTTCGAACCTACACTTCGGGAAACGGGTGATGGATGTTCGTGAGAAGGAACAAGAAGGGGAGACCTATTTCGAAGTTGTTGTGTATGACTCAGCGACAGAAGAAGAAACGGTCTATCATAGCCGCCACGTCGTCATTGGAACAGGAAGTAAGCCAGTTCTATTCGATTCCACAAGTGAGCTGAGTGAGAATGATGTGATTCATTCAAGTCAGTACGTATATAAACGAGAAGAAATCCTTAAAGGGAAGCGGATTACGGTTATTGGCTCTGGTCAGAGTGCTTCAGAGATATTTGCAGATTTGTTACACAGGCAGCAAGAAAGTGGGTATCAGCTTAATTGGTTCACTCGTTCAGTCGGGATCTTTCAACTGGATACGTCTAAGCTTCCACAGGAGTTTTTCTCTCCTGACTACATTGACTATTTTAATGCGTTAACGTACGAAGAAAGAAAAGAAGTTCTTCCCCATTTAGATACGCTTCAAAATGGAGTCGATCAGTCTACTTTAAATGACATCTACGATACGCTCTATCAACGATCGGTGAAAGAGCGGGATTTACCTATTACGATTCAGCCGGCTACCGAACTAAAGGATGTCGTTCAGCATGGCGATGGTAGTTATGAATTGACTTGTCACCAGTGGCAAACGAATGAAACATTCAAGATTGTAACCGACAAAGTGATTATGGCGACTGGCTATGCACCAAACATTCCACAATGGCTCATAGACCGATTTGGGTCTGATTTGATCTTTGAAGACGAAGAACAGAGGTTGTTTAAAGTTGGGCGTGACTGTGAAATAAAACGCCAATCGCCTGCTTCGAACAAATTATTTACGACAACAAATATCAGCCATGCACATGGAACAGGTGCGAATAACCTAGGTCTTGCTGTCAATCGGAACGTGAAGATTATAAATACCGTTGCTAAGAAAGAGGTTTATCTAGAGGGGCATGATACCATCTTCCAGCAATTCAGAATGGAAAATAAATGAAGATAGCTGTTTAATGAATTCGACCAAGGGGAAGACAACAACTGAAACTCTTGATAAAGGAGATGTTTTGGAATGAGTAGAATCGCAACGCTAATTACGAACCAATTTGAAGATGTGGAATACACAGAGCCTGCTAAAGGATTTGGTGAAGCGGGGAACGAAATCGTAACCATTGAAAAGCAAGCTGGATCTAAAGTGATTGGCAAACAAGGAGATGCAGAAGTCACCATTGATCAGGGTATAGACGATGTGAAGCCTGAAGATTTTGATGCACTTTTCATCCCTGGTGGATTCTCCCCTGACCAGCTGCGCGAAGACGAGCGCTTCGTACAATTTGCGAAACATTTCATGGACGAGAACAAGCCGGTATTTGCAATTTGTCATGGTCCTCAACTTCTCATTACAGCGAAATCATTAGAAGGCCGTACTGCAACAGGCTATAAATCCATTAAAGTGGATATGGAGTATGCAGGAGTTGACTATAAGGATGAAGAAGTAGTTGTATGTGGGAATCAACTTGTTACAAGCCGTCAACCTGACGACATCCCGGCATTTATCAACAAATCACTAGAAGTATTAGGTCAATAACGACCGAAACTCCATACACTGAATGTAACCCCTTAGTTCTTACAGAGAGCTAAGGGGTTACGTGTATATAGAAAGAGGGGGAGTACATGTGATTGTTAAAGAGAAGAAAGAAGGATTTCTATTAATTTCGCAACATGAACATGCCACAATCTCAGGTGAGCTCGCTGACCAATGGCGGGACCCACATATGATGAACAAACAGCGAGAAGAAGTGGTAACGGCAATTCGTGAACATGACCGCGGTTGGATTGAGTTAGATGCCCACCCCCTATGGAACGAGGATCAGCATAAGCCATACTCCTTCTGGGATTATCCCGAAACAATTAAGCTTGCCCACTATACCAAAGGGATTGATGAAGTAGAGGAAGAAACGAGCTACGGGGCTTACTTATCCAGTCTTCATTATGATTCTTTCTTCACGAAAAGTGAACAATCAGAAGCTGCAGAAAGGTTTCTTGATCGAGAGCGTACTAGACGTCAGCGAATTGAAGCATTGCTTGACTCAAAGAGCTTTCAATATACTGACACTCACTTGGAGTTGCTCCAATTCTGTGATGATTTATCGTTGTACTGTTGTATGAATGAACCAGGTGCTCTAAAGGAGAAAGAGCTCAGCTGGTTCCGAGATGGATTTCGACAACGGTTTTCTTTCGCGCCTGATGGTGTCCTTGCACATTGGAAAGACGAAAAGACCGTTACTCTTCACCCTTACCCCTTTAAGGAGGAGGTCGAAATTTCAGTTCCCTATCGTGAAGTGACAAGAAAGGAAGTAGAGGAATATGGGCTAGTAGATGCTTATAGGAAAGCGTGCGTTGAATCTTACCCTGTTCTTTTTGTACCAGAGGGGAACTAATTTACTTCCCCTTCGCATTTCGAATCTCCTGAAATAATGGAGATGGATTCTGTTGCGATTGTGGTGATTGCTTTAATAGAGAAGGGTGTAGCAGCTGCTGAAGGTCACCAATGGTAACAGGCTTTTCGGTGGGAGCAAGTTCATATCCTAATTGTCCATTCGCTTCCATGGTTGCAGTCTTCACCTTCTCAATGGAGGTAATCCCTTGTTGCCTGAGAAACATCTCGAGTTGGTCAACAGACATACGCAACTTCTTTAGTTCATCCACTTGAATGATTCCATCTTGTATAACAATCCGTGCTTTACCCGTTATCCATTTTTCGATGATGTTTACTTTAATTTGAAGCAGTTCAGTAAGAACGAGAACCACAATGAATACCATTGCGGCTAGCAACGTTTTACGGATACTCGTTTCAATGATGGGCTGAATAATAATAGAACCGATTGAAATCATAATGACCGTTTGCGATAGCGACATTTGAGAGATTGACTTTCTCCCAGCTAGTCTTAACAGAAAGATTCCTGATGCAACCATCAGCAACGACTCGAATACAACATTCATCTGGAACACCCTTTCCACAACCATTGTGCTGTTAGTGTGGGTTAGTTCCACGATTTTATGAAAAAAGAGAGGGGTTTCCCCTCTCTATGCTTCCTTCTTCTTCACATTAAATTGATCTTGAATTAACAGCCAGTTCTGTGGGAAATTCAGTCCGAGCTTCCAGTAGCTAACCCCTTTCAGTCCAAGTTCTTTAACAAGATCGAACTTTGCTTGTATGGAGCGAGCATCTTCAAACCATACCTTATGCTTCTTTCCTTGTTCGTCCGTATAATCATAGAACGGCGCTTTGGCTTCCTCATCAAATTGAATCTGAACGTTGTACTTACGCGCTCGTTTAATTGCTTCTTGTGGACTGATGGCCTCCGCAGGATCGCCCCCTTTCTCATAGGGCAAGGTCCAGTCATATCCATAGAGATTCTGCCCAAGAAAGACTTTATCAGGGGGCATTACACTAAGCGCAAATGATACAACTTCTCGAACGGGGTCAATGGGGGAGACGGGTAAAGGAGGACCTCCACTATATCCCCATTCATAAGTCATCAATACAACGAAATCAGCAATTTCGCCATGGGTTTTATAGTCATGGGCCTCATACCAGGCTCCTTTTTGTTCTGCGCTTTTCTTCGGCGCAAGCGCGGTAGAAATCATGAGCCCTTCTTTCTTTAAGCGCTGCTTGGCTTTACGTAAGAAGTTGTTGTAATCTTGCCGCGTCTCTGGCGGAAGGAATTCAAAGTCGAAATGGACATCATCAAATCCTTTTTCCTTTGCTTCCTTAATAATATTCGTCAGTAACTGGTCTTGTAGCTTCGTATCGGTCACGATTAGACGACCGAGTTCTTGGCTAAACCCATCATCTTCAATGTTGTTGACGACAAGCATCATATTTAGTTTGTTATCCTTTGCAATTTGAAAGTAATTGTTCAATGGAGGTGGTTTCAACGACCCATCCCGATTGATTTCATAGCTAAAAGGTGCTAAGTAGGATAAAAAGGGAACTTTCTCTGTTACATAATCCTCGAGGTCTTGTGACACTTCATCCCCGTAGGTTTCGGCATAGCCATTAAACTCTTTGTCTACCTTTGGCTGTGGAGGTATGTATAACCGAAAGCCAATCGGTAGCGGGTTGTTCATAGGATATTGGTTTACATTCGCAAGTTGTTCTGGAGACAAACCAAACTGATTTGCAATGCTGTACAAGCTGTCCCCTTGTTTCACTTCATAGAATTGACCCTGGATGGGAATGACGAGAGCTTGACCTATAACGAGATCATTAGGTGCATCCAGTTCATTTGCCTGCACAATACTGTCGATGGTTGTATTAAAACGATTTGCGATGCTATAAATGCTATCTCCTTGTTTCACAACATAGATTTGCACAGAGCTCCTCCTCTCATAAACTTCGTTACTTACACTTATGAGAGAGAAAGTTAAAGTATGTCACTCATACTTCTCTGTGGGAGAGGTGTCCGCTTTAAGGACATTATGCATCATGCGAAGTGCATAAGCGTTGTCTTGCTCATCAACAGATGCAATCGCATCGTGAGGGATGAATAATTCATAATCACGCATGTAGGCATCATTCGCTGTGAAGAGAACACAGATATTACCTGCAACCCCGCTCAATATAACCTGCCTGACTTGAAGCTCTGCGAGTAATGCTTGGAGAGCAGTCTGATGGAAGGCGGAGTGTTTCGGTTTGATGAGGAAATAATCTGATTCATTGGGCTGTATTTGTTGAAGATATTCCTTATTTTGTTCTGTCTGGCACTTTGCAAGAATGGACTGTAGATCTGCTTTCCATAATTGATAATGGTCATTCACATATATAATAGGAATACTGTTTTTTGCGGCGAAGGTTTTCAGCTTTAAAATATTTGGTACAATAAGTTCTGTGTGGCGAAGTAGGACTTCTCCATGAGAGAATTTGAAATCGTTTATTAAATCAACTAGCACGAATGCTGTATCTTGAGGACGTAGTTTCATTGGGTATGCCCCTTTCATAGGGATAGTTTGGCACATATGAACCGTCCTAAACGCCAAAGTTAGAAAGAGGGACAAATATGAGCCATCACCTGTATATGAAAGAAGCAATTGTAGAAGCTAAGAAAGCAGAAGCAATTGGTGAAGTGCCAATCGGGGCTGTAATCGTGAAGGATGGAGTTGTAATCGCAAGGGGACACAATAAGCGAGAGACATCTCAGCAATCCGCCTCTCATGCAGAGATGATTGCAATTGAAAGGGCAAATGAAAGGGTAGGAAGCTGGCGTTTAGAAGAGTGCACACTCTACGTTACGTTAGAACCATGCCCAATGTGTGCCGGCGCCATTGTTCAATCTAGAATCCCAACTGTCGTGTATGGAGCCTATGATAGCAAGGCGGGGTGTGCAGGGACTCTAATGAATTTGTTGCAAGAAGAGCGATTTAACCACCAATGTGAGGTTATTCCTGAAATTCTTGGTGAAGAATGTGGCAGTCTGCTTACAACATTCTTCAAGAAGTTAAGAGACAAAAAGAAGCTAGAGAAACAGCAAAAGAAACTTTAACCCCCATATATTTACAAGTATTTAACGTTGCATTTTTAGGTCAAAATCGTTATACTTGTGAATACACATCAACAAGACAAGATGTGCTGAAAAATGGATAGCAATTTTGCCGTGCTAAGCGGGGAGGTAGCGGTGCCCTGTACTCGCAATCCGCTATAGCGAGGCCGAACTCCCTCTCGAGGTATTTTGAATTTAAGGTCTGCCCCAAGGGCGTGGTGTTGACGTCTTGGTCCTGCGCAACAGGGACCCACGAACCCTGTCAGGTCCGGAAGGAAGCAGCAGTAAGTGGTCATCCTTGTGTGCCGCGGGGCAACCTGGGCCGAGCCACAAACTTGGGTCACGCTTAGGTTCAATCTATCAACAGAGGGTGCACGGCGTACATATTGTTTACACAAACTCACCTAACTTAGGTGAGTTTTTTCTTTTATATAAAGAAGTTTTGGATTCATTTTGAAATGAAAAGACAGGATTCGGTATAATGAAGAAGAATCTATAAAGGGAGAACGTGTACTATGAGTTATCAAGCTTTGTACAGAGTATGGCGACCGAAGAATTTCTCAGATGTCGTTGGACAATCCCATATTACGCGTACGTTGCAGAATGCAATTGTACAAGACAAGTTCTCACATGCGTATTTATTCTCTGGCCCTAGAGGTACGGGGAAAACGAGTGCTGCTAAGATCTTTGCCAAGGCAGTAAACTGTGAGCGCTCACCAGTTAAAGAGCCATGTAATGAGTGTTCGGCTTGTCTTGGGATTCAAGACGGTTCAATTTCAGACGTAATCGAGATTGACGCAGCCTCCAATAATGGCGTAGAACAAATCCGGGACATTCGAGACAAAGTCAAATATGCTCCCAGTGCAGTAAAGTATAAAGTATATATTGTCGATGAGGTACACATGCTTTCAATCGGAGCCTTCAATGCTTTACTGAAAACACTCGAAGAACCTCCTCAACACGTCATCTTTATACTAGCTACAACAGAACCACATAAAATTCCGCTTACGATTATTTCAAGAACACAGCGGTTTGATTTCAAACGTATTCCCCAGTCCGCAATGGTAGATCGAATGGAATACATCCTTGGAAAGGAAAACATTCCGGCTTCCCGAGAGGCGCTCGAAGCCGTAGCGCTTTCGGCTGAGGGTGGTATGCGTGATTCATTAAGTCTACTGGACCAGTCCATTTCATATAGTGAAGGTGAAGTGGGGCTAGATGATGTTCTAGCTGTGACAGGCTCGGTATCTCAGATGAAGCTTGCTGAGATTGTACAAGCATTAGGGGAGCAGAATGTCAGGGAAGCTCTTCAACAAGTGGATTATTTAATTCAAGAAGGAAAGGACCCGGGTCGTTTTGTTTTTGATTTAATCTACTATCTACGAGATGTTCTCTTGTATCAGAGCACAACAGGTTTAGAAGATGTGTTAGAGAGAGCTATTCCAGATGACACCTTCCGTTTATTGAGTGAACAATTAACTCCAGCTTGGATCCAACAAGGGATCTCTATCTTGAATCAGTGCCAACAAGAAATGAAATGGACG
Coding sequences within:
- a CDS encoding DUF421 domain-containing protein, which codes for MNVVFESLLMVASGIFLLRLAGRKSISQMSLSQTVIMISIGSIIIQPIIETSIRKTLLAAMVFIVVLVLTELLQIKVNIIEKWITGKARIVIQDGIIQVDELKKLRMSVDQLEMFLRQQGITSIEKVKTATMEANGQLGYELAPTEKPVTIGDLQQLLHPSLLKQSPQSQQNPSPLFQEIRNAKGK
- a CDS encoding glycoside hydrolase family 18 protein, coding for MQIYVVKQGDSIYSIANRFNTTIDSIVQANELDAPNDLVIGQALVIPIQGQFYEVKQGDSLYSIANQFGLSPEQLANVNQYPMNNPLPIGFRLYIPPQPKVDKEFNGYAETYGDEVSQDLEDYVTEKVPFLSYLAPFSYEINRDGSLKPPPLNNYFQIAKDNKLNMMLVVNNIEDDGFSQELGRLIVTDTKLQDQLLTNIIKEAKEKGFDDVHFDFEFLPPETRQDYNNFLRKAKQRLKKEGLMISTALAPKKSAEQKGAWYEAHDYKTHGEIADFVVLMTYEWGYSGGPPLPVSPIDPVREVVSFALSVMPPDKVFLGQNLYGYDWTLPYEKGGDPAEAISPQEAIKRARKYNVQIQFDEEAKAPFYDYTDEQGKKHKVWFEDARSIQAKFDLVKELGLKGVSYWKLGLNFPQNWLLIQDQFNVKKKEA
- a CDS encoding isochorismatase family cysteine hydrolase, with the protein product MKLRPQDTAFVLVDLINDFKFSHGEVLLRHTELIVPNILKLKTFAAKNSIPIIYVNDHYQLWKADLQSILAKCQTEQNKEYLQQIQPNESDYFLIKPKHSAFHQTALQALLAELQVRQVILSGVAGNICVLFTANDAYMRDYELFIPHDAIASVDEQDNAYALRMMHNVLKADTSPTEKYE
- the tadA gene encoding tRNA adenosine(34) deaminase TadA; the encoded protein is MSHHLYMKEAIVEAKKAEAIGEVPIGAVIVKDGVVIARGHNKRETSQQSASHAEMIAIERANERVGSWRLEECTLYVTLEPCPMCAGAIVQSRIPTVVYGAYDSKAGCAGTLMNLLQEERFNHQCEVIPEILGEECGSLLTTFFKKLRDKKKLEKQQKKL
- the dnaX gene encoding DNA polymerase III subunit gamma/tau, giving the protein MSYQALYRVWRPKNFSDVVGQSHITRTLQNAIVQDKFSHAYLFSGPRGTGKTSAAKIFAKAVNCERSPVKEPCNECSACLGIQDGSISDVIEIDAASNNGVEQIRDIRDKVKYAPSAVKYKVYIVDEVHMLSIGAFNALLKTLEEPPQHVIFILATTEPHKIPLTIISRTQRFDFKRIPQSAMVDRMEYILGKENIPASREALEAVALSAEGGMRDSLSLLDQSISYSEGEVGLDDVLAVTGSVSQMKLAEIVQALGEQNVREALQQVDYLIQEGKDPGRFVFDLIYYLRDVLLYQSTTGLEDVLERAIPDDTFRLLSEQLTPAWIQQGISILNQCQQEMKWTTSPKVFIEIAMLNISDLKAQSKQGGVEPESVQQLQKKLNELEKKLSQIQQQPQAAQPASQPEAKRPQRSSGRRNQYKVPYERIRHVMQAASKQDLKQIQSQWANFMEQLKQSSPPAHARLMNSTPRAASDNAVVLSFKYEIHCSLAMENQQIIESLLEDFLGHHVTIIPIPEDNWQELREEFVRNQRQGHSSPEGQEESEPQEDPFIAEARKLVGDDLLEIQED